One region of Streptomyces rishiriensis genomic DNA includes:
- a CDS encoding helix-turn-helix domain-containing protein: MTPPPGERRPASSTAIAVGAQIRRRREQRGMSSAELARRARLGKATLSKLEAGRGNPTIETLDALAIALRIPLTDLLARDTDPGPVFVPGTGLADGEVGRELLRRISSGNSLEIWRLRMPPGTHLDGVPHATGTVEHLLVSSGHLTAGPADAPTDLYPGDLLAFAGDAPHVYRTGPEPADVTVVIASPIIS; encoded by the coding sequence ATGACGCCGCCACCGGGAGAGCGCCGGCCCGCCAGCAGCACTGCGATCGCGGTCGGAGCCCAGATCCGCCGGCGCCGCGAGCAGCGTGGCATGAGCAGCGCCGAGCTGGCCCGCAGGGCGCGCCTGGGCAAGGCGACGCTGTCGAAGCTGGAGGCCGGGCGGGGAAACCCGACGATCGAAACCCTCGACGCGCTCGCGATCGCCCTGCGCATCCCGTTGACCGACCTCCTGGCCCGCGACACTGACCCGGGGCCGGTGTTCGTACCCGGCACCGGTCTGGCCGACGGCGAAGTCGGACGCGAACTGCTGCGCCGTATCAGCAGCGGCAACAGCCTGGAGATCTGGCGGCTGCGCATGCCCCCCGGAACACACCTGGACGGTGTGCCGCACGCGACCGGCACTGTCGAGCACCTGCTCGTCTCCTCCGGTCACCTCACTGCCGGGCCTGCCGACGCCCCCACCGACCTGTACCCCGGAGACCTGCTCGCCTTCGCGGGAGATGCCCCGCACGTCTACCGCACCGGCCCTGAGCCGGCCGACGTCACCGTCGTCATCGCCTCCCCCATCATCAGCTGA
- a CDS encoding metal-dependent hydrolase: protein MQVPAYYADTYEEQAQTRVAAIGEHDGTPWVAVEHCLFHPQGGGQPADRGWVDGHEIVPVRDHDSGLILAVACGGTALPDFSVGQPVEVRIDLPTRLAHAALHTAGHLIEAAGRAQGWVLAANNHFPGQARIEFTAPTPDARLDTPEGREEATEALRTEVAKAIAEDLPVTWENDADGRRIVHLAHLHSAPCGGTHARSLGDLADVVLPTLKVKKGRLRVSYSATHRER from the coding sequence ATGCAGGTCCCGGCCTACTACGCGGACACGTACGAAGAGCAGGCCCAGACTCGGGTCGCTGCCATAGGCGAGCACGACGGCACACCGTGGGTGGCGGTCGAGCACTGTCTGTTCCACCCCCAGGGCGGCGGGCAGCCGGCCGACCGCGGTTGGGTGGACGGTCACGAGATCGTCCCCGTGCGGGATCACGACTCCGGGCTGATCCTGGCCGTGGCCTGCGGTGGGACGGCGCTGCCGGACTTCTCGGTCGGGCAGCCGGTCGAGGTTCGCATCGACCTTCCGACGCGTCTCGCGCATGCAGCTCTGCATACCGCCGGCCATCTGATCGAGGCGGCCGGACGGGCACAGGGCTGGGTGCTGGCTGCCAACAACCACTTCCCCGGCCAAGCCCGGATCGAGTTCACCGCGCCGACGCCTGACGCCCGCCTGGACACCCCGGAGGGCAGGGAGGAGGCCACTGAGGCCCTGCGGACGGAGGTCGCCAAGGCCATTGCCGAGGACCTGCCCGTGACCTGGGAGAACGACGCCGATGGACGTCGCATCGTTCACCTGGCCCACCTGCACTCGGCTCCGTGCGGCGGAACCCACGCGCGCAGCCTCGGCGACCTCGCCGACGTCGTGCTGCCGACGCTGAAGGTCAAGAAGGGCCGCCTCCGCGTCTCCTACAGCGCCACCCACCGGGAGCGGTGA
- a CDS encoding threonine aldolase family protein — translation MSVTATATPQRIFTSDNTAGASPEIVQAVTSAAVGQDLPYGADRFTAGAGARFAEIFERDVDVLPVSTGSAANALSLAALTPPWGSVLCHRDSHINTDECGAPEFFTGGAKLVPLAGDDARIDPDQLRAAAMRKVGDVHSVQPSVLSITQATETGALYTPDEIRDLARIAKDAGLRVHMDGARFANAVAALGCTPAELTWQAGIDVLSFGATKNGAMTADAIVVFDRALTPQLSFRAKRAGQLTSKMRFQTAQLDAYLTDGLWLRNAAHANTMAERLGTGLKAIPGADLLHAVEANILFCRLPQPVIDQLLAEGFAFYHDRWEPGVCRFVASFSTTEHDVDALLEAVHRLAI, via the coding sequence ATGAGCGTCACCGCCACCGCCACGCCCCAGCGGATATTCACCAGCGACAACACCGCCGGGGCCTCGCCCGAGATCGTGCAGGCCGTCACCTCCGCGGCTGTCGGCCAGGATCTGCCCTACGGCGCCGACCGGTTCACCGCCGGCGCCGGCGCGCGCTTCGCGGAGATCTTCGAACGAGACGTCGACGTCCTGCCCGTCTCCACCGGGTCCGCGGCCAACGCCCTGAGCCTGGCCGCCCTCACCCCTCCCTGGGGCAGCGTGCTGTGCCACCGCGACAGCCACATCAACACCGACGAATGCGGCGCCCCGGAGTTCTTCACGGGCGGGGCCAAGCTTGTTCCCCTGGCCGGCGACGACGCCCGGATCGACCCCGACCAGCTGCGCGCGGCCGCGATGCGGAAGGTCGGTGACGTGCACAGCGTGCAGCCCTCCGTGCTCAGCATCACCCAGGCCACCGAGACCGGCGCCCTCTACACCCCCGACGAGATCCGCGATCTGGCCCGCATCGCCAAGGACGCAGGTCTGCGCGTCCACATGGACGGAGCGCGCTTCGCCAACGCCGTCGCCGCCCTGGGCTGCACTCCAGCCGAGCTGACTTGGCAGGCCGGCATCGACGTCCTGTCCTTCGGAGCGACCAAGAACGGCGCCATGACCGCCGACGCCATCGTCGTCTTCGACCGAGCCCTCACCCCGCAACTGTCCTTCAGGGCCAAACGTGCCGGCCAGCTCACCTCCAAGATGCGCTTCCAGACCGCCCAGCTCGACGCCTACCTCACCGACGGCCTGTGGCTGCGCAACGCCGCCCACGCCAACACGATGGCCGAACGACTGGGCACCGGTCTCAAAGCCATTCCCGGCGCCGATCTCCTGCACGCCGTCGAGGCCAACATCCTCTTCTGCCGCCTGCCCCAGCCGGTCATCGACCAGCTCCTGGCAGAAGGATTCGCCTTCTACCACGACCGCTGGGAGCCGGGTGTCTGCCGCTTCGTCGCCTCCTTCTCCACCACCGAGCACGACGTCGACGCTCTCCTTGAGGC